The following are from one region of the Salvia splendens isolate huo1 chromosome 2, SspV2, whole genome shotgun sequence genome:
- the LOC121773534 gene encoding uncharacterized protein LOC121773534: MGHQEYSSEFKNQVVQFIIGRCIDIVPPRGTLKEAQLKLKISRQTCRRWWNAAKKQQQRGESMQLVSLKKVRSYPKKLHLDVEVLKSMHFLKRCNLLSVAAGLGCSKATVWRWVKAGLIRPHTSAIKPSLTAANKLLRLRFTVESLELDRILNKIKFRNMYNNIHIDEKWFYMTKGAQRLYLAPGEEEPHRTFCRPLFGVNGEVLFDGKIGIFPFTKQVPDKRSRKNRKAGTLETKPIESITKDVTRDCLINKILPAIIAKWPDGTTKVLKIQQDNARPHIKDSDPAFKEATQQSGFSISLVQQPPNSPNTNVNDLVNAVVQSFNELQPQTLDNVFLSLQGCFMEIMKVQGHNSYKLPHIGKAHLRRTNQLPMDLEVPVELAMQAIAYLKDQGSNQGLEMIAQSLGL; this comes from the exons ATGGGGCATCAAGAGTACTCCTCAGAATTCAAGAACCAAGtggttcaattcatcattggAAGGTGCATCGACATTGTTCCTCCTCGCGGCACACTTAAGGAGGCACAGCTAAAATTGAAAATCTCTCGTCAAACCTGTAGACGGTGGTGGAATGCTGCAAAGAAACAACAACAAAGAGGAGAATCAATGCAATTGGTAAGTCTAAAAAAAGTGAGGTCTTACCCCAAAAAGTTACATCTGGATGTTGAGGTACTCAAGAGTATGCATTTCTTAAAGAGATGCAACCTCTTAAGTGTGGCAGCCGGTTTGGGTTGTTCAAAAGCAACTGTTTGGAGGTGGGTTAAGGCTGGCCTAATTAGGCCACACACATCAGCCATTAAGCCCAGCTTAACAGCTGCAAACAAGCTATTGAGACTGAGATTCACAGTTGAATCTTTAGAACTAGACAGGATCTTGAACAAGATCAAGTTCAGGAACATGTACAACAACATACACATCGATGAAAAGTGGTTCTACATGACAAAAGGAGCTCAAAGATTATATCTTGCTCCAGGAGAGGAAGAACCTCATAGAACAT TTTGTAGGCCATTGTTTGGCGTTAATggtgaagtcttgtttgatgGAAAAATTGGAATTTTTCCATTTACCAAACAAGTTCCAGACAAAAGGTCAAGAAAAAATAGAAAGGCAGGCACTTTGGAGACAAAACCCATAGAAAGTATCACAAAAGATGTGACCAGGGACTGCTTGATCAATAAG ATATTACCTGCCATCATAGCCAAGTGGCCTGATGGGACAACTAAAGTTCTCAAGATACAACAAGACAATGCAAGACCACACATCAAAGACAGTGATCCAGCTTTCAAAGAAGCTACACAACAAAGTGGTTTCTCAATATCACTTGTGCAACAACCACCTAACTCACCTAACACTAATGTCAATGATTTGG TCAATGCAGTGGTGCAATCATTCAATGAATTACAGCCACAGACTTTGGACAATGTTTTCCTAAGTCTTCAAGGCTGTTTTATGGAAATCATGAAAGTCCAGGGTCATAACAGCTACAAGCTGCCCCACATAGGAAAAGCACATTTAAGGAGGACTAATCAACTTCCAATGGATCTAGAAGTTCCAGTGGAACTGGCTATGCAAGCAATTGCTTATCTGAAGGACCAAGGGAGCAACCAGGGATTGGAGATGATTGCTCAGTCATTAGGATTATGA
- the LOC121768025 gene encoding protein ANTAGONIST OF LIKE HETEROCHROMATIN PROTEIN 1-like isoform X3 has product MSTASSGGRMSSPTINYARLHMLLEDIMLVYHVETTILVQRYKSARTRRAKRIIVQNARRYSVLNKIPSQLEYLDRLVYLTDADCIANLRMDRNTFGRLCRILVERGGLRPGRCLGVEEMVAIFVGVLSHHKKNRIVGFHFKRSGATVSYHVNNVLGAVLSLHSVLLSKPTPIGEDCVDHRWKWFPGCLGALDGTHIDVLVSSADKPRYRTRKGHIATNTLAACNRNMQFVYLLAGWEGSARDSRVLRDAITRPGGFKVPQGCYYLCDSAYANSNGFLTPYKGVRYHLNEWGQGNAMPQDPKELFNMRHTRARNVIERAFAVLKMRWGILRSASYYPIKIQIRLIMACFLLHNFIRREMATAPVEAELDEETWEYAADEEIAAQDYVGGVDPSAEWTQKPR; this is encoded by the exons ATGTCGACTGCTTCTTCAG GAGGCAGGATGAGCTCTCCGACGATTAACTATGCAAGGCTCCACATGTTGCTGGAGGATATAATGCTTGTCTATCATGTTGAGACCACCATCCTCGTACAACGATATAAAAGCGCACGAACACGAAGAGCAAAACGTATAATTGTTCAGAACGCCAGGCGATATAGCGTCTTGAATAAAATACCCTCTCAATTGGAATACCTAGACCGTCTAGTTTACTTGACGGATGCCGACTGCATCGCAAATCTGCGTATGGATCGTAACACATTCGGGAGGTTGTGCCGAATTCTAGTTGAACGAGGAGGTTTGCGCCCTGGTAGGTGTCTTGGTGTCGAAGAAATGGTGGCAATCTTTGTTGGGGTCCTATCACACCATAAAAAGAATCGGATAGTAGGTTTCCATTTCAAAAGGTCAGGTGCGACAGTGTCATATCACGTCAATAATGTACTTGGTGCGGTTCTTAGCCTCCACTCCGTACTTCTCTCCAAACCAACACCCATCGGTGAAGACTGTGTAGACCATCGCTGGAAGTGGTTTCCG GGATGCTTGGGGGCGCTTGATGGGACACACATCGATGTCTTGGTGAGTAGTGCCGACAAACCCCGTTACAGAACAAGAAAAGGGCATATAGCGACCAACACCTTGGCGGCATGTAACCGCAACATGCAATTTGTTTACCTTCTAGCGGGTTGGGAGGGGTCTGCACGTGATTCCCGTGTGCTACGCGATGCTATTACCCGTCCAGGCGGTTTTAAGGTTCCGCAAG GTTGTTACTACTTGTGCGATAGCGCCTATGCGAATAGCAATGGTTTTCTAACGCCATATAAAGGTGTAAGGTACCACCTAAACGAATGGGGTCAGGGCAATGCAATGCCCCAGGACCCTAAAGAGCTTTTCAATATGAGGCATACTCGGGCAAGGAATGTAATTGAGCGAGCTTTTGCTGTTTTAAAAATGCGGTGGGGAATCCTTAGAAGTGCTTCGTATTACCCAATCAAGATACAAATACGTCTAATCATGGCATGTTTCTTATTGCACAATTTTATACGCCGAGAGATGGCAACTGCCCCTGTTGAGGCTGAACTAGACGAAGAAACTTGGGAATACGCTGCAGATGAAGAAATTGCAGCACAAGATTATGTCGGAGGGGTTGATCCCAGCGCTGAATGGACCCAAAAAC CTAGATGA
- the LOC121768025 gene encoding protein ANTAGONIST OF LIKE HETEROCHROMATIN PROTEIN 1-like isoform X1, translated as MSTASSGGRMSSPTINYARLHMLLEDIMLVYHVETTILVQRYKSARTRRAKRIIVQNARRYSVLNKIPSQLEYLDRLVYLTDADCIANLRMDRNTFGRLCRILVERGGLRPGRCLGVEEMVAIFVGVLSHHKKNRIVGFHFKRSGATVSYHVNNVLGAVLSLHSVLLSKPTPIGEDCVDHRWKWFPGCLGALDGTHIDVLVSSADKPRYRTRKGHIATNTLAACNRNMQFVYLLAGWEGSARDSRVLRDAITRPGGFKVPQGCYYLCDSAYANSNGFLTPYKGVRYHLNEWGQGNAMPQDPKELFNMRHTRARNVIERAFAVLKMRWGILRSASYYPIKIQIRLIMACFLLHNFIRREMATAPVEAELDEETWEYAADEEIAAQDYVGGVDPSAEWTQKREALATHMWNNR; from the exons ATGTCGACTGCTTCTTCAG GAGGCAGGATGAGCTCTCCGACGATTAACTATGCAAGGCTCCACATGTTGCTGGAGGATATAATGCTTGTCTATCATGTTGAGACCACCATCCTCGTACAACGATATAAAAGCGCACGAACACGAAGAGCAAAACGTATAATTGTTCAGAACGCCAGGCGATATAGCGTCTTGAATAAAATACCCTCTCAATTGGAATACCTAGACCGTCTAGTTTACTTGACGGATGCCGACTGCATCGCAAATCTGCGTATGGATCGTAACACATTCGGGAGGTTGTGCCGAATTCTAGTTGAACGAGGAGGTTTGCGCCCTGGTAGGTGTCTTGGTGTCGAAGAAATGGTGGCAATCTTTGTTGGGGTCCTATCACACCATAAAAAGAATCGGATAGTAGGTTTCCATTTCAAAAGGTCAGGTGCGACAGTGTCATATCACGTCAATAATGTACTTGGTGCGGTTCTTAGCCTCCACTCCGTACTTCTCTCCAAACCAACACCCATCGGTGAAGACTGTGTAGACCATCGCTGGAAGTGGTTTCCG GGATGCTTGGGGGCGCTTGATGGGACACACATCGATGTCTTGGTGAGTAGTGCCGACAAACCCCGTTACAGAACAAGAAAAGGGCATATAGCGACCAACACCTTGGCGGCATGTAACCGCAACATGCAATTTGTTTACCTTCTAGCGGGTTGGGAGGGGTCTGCACGTGATTCCCGTGTGCTACGCGATGCTATTACCCGTCCAGGCGGTTTTAAGGTTCCGCAAG GTTGTTACTACTTGTGCGATAGCGCCTATGCGAATAGCAATGGTTTTCTAACGCCATATAAAGGTGTAAGGTACCACCTAAACGAATGGGGTCAGGGCAATGCAATGCCCCAGGACCCTAAAGAGCTTTTCAATATGAGGCATACTCGGGCAAGGAATGTAATTGAGCGAGCTTTTGCTGTTTTAAAAATGCGGTGGGGAATCCTTAGAAGTGCTTCGTATTACCCAATCAAGATACAAATACGTCTAATCATGGCATGTTTCTTATTGCACAATTTTATACGCCGAGAGATGGCAACTGCCCCTGTTGAGGCTGAACTAGACGAAGAAACTTGGGAATACGCTGCAGATGAAGAAATTGCAGCACAAGATTATGTCGGAGGGGTTGATCCCAGCGCTGAATGGACCCAAAAACGTGAGGCCTTAGCTACTCACATGTGGAACAACAGATAG
- the LOC121768025 gene encoding protein ANTAGONIST OF LIKE HETEROCHROMATIN PROTEIN 1-like isoform X2, which produces MSSPTINYARLHMLLEDIMLVYHVETTILVQRYKSARTRRAKRIIVQNARRYSVLNKIPSQLEYLDRLVYLTDADCIANLRMDRNTFGRLCRILVERGGLRPGRCLGVEEMVAIFVGVLSHHKKNRIVGFHFKRSGATVSYHVNNVLGAVLSLHSVLLSKPTPIGEDCVDHRWKWFPGCLGALDGTHIDVLVSSADKPRYRTRKGHIATNTLAACNRNMQFVYLLAGWEGSARDSRVLRDAITRPGGFKVPQGCYYLCDSAYANSNGFLTPYKGVRYHLNEWGQGNAMPQDPKELFNMRHTRARNVIERAFAVLKMRWGILRSASYYPIKIQIRLIMACFLLHNFIRREMATAPVEAELDEETWEYAADEEIAAQDYVGGVDPSAEWTQKREALATHMWNNR; this is translated from the exons ATGAGCTCTCCGACGATTAACTATGCAAGGCTCCACATGTTGCTGGAGGATATAATGCTTGTCTATCATGTTGAGACCACCATCCTCGTACAACGATATAAAAGCGCACGAACACGAAGAGCAAAACGTATAATTGTTCAGAACGCCAGGCGATATAGCGTCTTGAATAAAATACCCTCTCAATTGGAATACCTAGACCGTCTAGTTTACTTGACGGATGCCGACTGCATCGCAAATCTGCGTATGGATCGTAACACATTCGGGAGGTTGTGCCGAATTCTAGTTGAACGAGGAGGTTTGCGCCCTGGTAGGTGTCTTGGTGTCGAAGAAATGGTGGCAATCTTTGTTGGGGTCCTATCACACCATAAAAAGAATCGGATAGTAGGTTTCCATTTCAAAAGGTCAGGTGCGACAGTGTCATATCACGTCAATAATGTACTTGGTGCGGTTCTTAGCCTCCACTCCGTACTTCTCTCCAAACCAACACCCATCGGTGAAGACTGTGTAGACCATCGCTGGAAGTGGTTTCCG GGATGCTTGGGGGCGCTTGATGGGACACACATCGATGTCTTGGTGAGTAGTGCCGACAAACCCCGTTACAGAACAAGAAAAGGGCATATAGCGACCAACACCTTGGCGGCATGTAACCGCAACATGCAATTTGTTTACCTTCTAGCGGGTTGGGAGGGGTCTGCACGTGATTCCCGTGTGCTACGCGATGCTATTACCCGTCCAGGCGGTTTTAAGGTTCCGCAAG GTTGTTACTACTTGTGCGATAGCGCCTATGCGAATAGCAATGGTTTTCTAACGCCATATAAAGGTGTAAGGTACCACCTAAACGAATGGGGTCAGGGCAATGCAATGCCCCAGGACCCTAAAGAGCTTTTCAATATGAGGCATACTCGGGCAAGGAATGTAATTGAGCGAGCTTTTGCTGTTTTAAAAATGCGGTGGGGAATCCTTAGAAGTGCTTCGTATTACCCAATCAAGATACAAATACGTCTAATCATGGCATGTTTCTTATTGCACAATTTTATACGCCGAGAGATGGCAACTGCCCCTGTTGAGGCTGAACTAGACGAAGAAACTTGGGAATACGCTGCAGATGAAGAAATTGCAGCACAAGATTATGTCGGAGGGGTTGATCCCAGCGCTGAATGGACCCAAAAACGTGAGGCCTTAGCTACTCACATGTGGAACAACAGATAG
- the LOC121781553 gene encoding uncharacterized protein LOC121781553, translated as MGWVLKEFPIYFLITAGREIEKRFGVRFLEEELSARVQALHTRYLTFKEVVRQPGARWDFPTKSVTAPENVWQKLCTRNPFALAYYHEEEPHHRKLACLFGMDDVKVEDEKEVILLSDGSVTLSHDEPSCYEVSRAMEEVNSPVVIPPVTARRKLFGGIEEPEDRESTTELGIYFIDVTSDGHLRTRLEKDRSLPKKPSMANGEASTSVRVSHGSSCGSNSPNSWWPKLKN; from the exons ATGGGATGGGTTTTGAAGGAGTTCCCTATCTATTTTCTCATTACAGCTGGCCGAGAGATTGAGAAGAGGTTTGGTGTTCGCTTCTTGGAAGAGGAGCTTTCAGCCCGTGTCCAGGCGCTGCACACTCGATATCTCACCTTCAAGGAGGTGGTCAGACAGCCAGGGGCACGCTGGGATTTCCCGACTAAGTCGGTGACCGCACCCGAGAATGTTTGGCAGAAGCTATGCACG CGAAACCCATTCGCCTTAGCCTACTACCACGAAGAGGAGCCACATCACCGTAAGCTTGCATGTTTATTTGGCATGGATGATGTCAAAGTGGAGGACGAGAAGGAAGTGATTCTCCTTTCGGATGGGTCGGTGACCTTGTCCCACGATGAGCCTAGCTGCTACGAGGTGTCCAGAGCCATGGAGGAAGTTAACTCCCCTGTGGTTATCCCACCGGTCACCGCAAGGCGTAAGCTTTTTGGGGGGATAGAGGAGCCCGAAGACAGAGAATCAACAACCGAACTGGGAATATATTTCATTGATGTGACTTCGGATGGCCATTTGCGGACTAGACTGGAAAAGGATAGGTCCTTGCCAAAAAAACCATCGATGGCCAATGGCGAAGCAAGCACGTCTGTGAGGGTTTCCCACGGAAGCTCATGTGGTTCCAACTCCCCTAATAGCTGGTGGCCGAAActtaaaaactaa
- the LOC121771657 gene encoding uncharacterized protein LOC121771657, with the protein MRYKSWPYWEAWQCIFGKDRAKGSSSENIDVAATSQRAQMASASQTNENDYHPTFEDFLGDEIPPNSSGTADKQNSSEAQSGEQQAVSTTKSGGQKRKQPSSDDALMEFLGNLHAQNNSRLETISSRIGYEFDMGKARQEVFDKLGSVDGLTLKQRYYLCNILSDKPQRMEVFMGMPMNAKLGYLLLLLDEERPSV; encoded by the coding sequence ATGCGATACAAATCGTGGCCGTACTGGGAGGCTTGGCAATGCATCTTTGGCAAAGACCGTGCTAAGGGATCGAGCTCGGAGAATATAGACGTGGCAGCTACTAGTCAGCGTGCCCAAATGGCAAGTGCTAGCCAAACTAACGAGAATGACTACCACCCCACATTTGAGGATTTCCTAGGTGATGAGATACCTCCAAATTCGTCAGGTACTGCTGATAAACAGAATAGCAGTGAAGCACAGTCCGGGGAGCAGCAAGCCGTATCAACGACCAAATCTGGCGGGCAGAAACGAAAACAGCCGTCATCTGACGACGCACTCATGGAGTTCCTTGGGAATTTGCATGCCCAGAACAATTCACGCTTGGAAACCATCTCTTCTAGGATCGGATATGAGTTCGATATGGGAAAGGCTCGTCAAGAGGTATTCGACAAGTTGGGAAGTGTCGATGGTCTTACACTTAAACAGAGGTACTACTTGTGTAACATTCTCAGTGACAAGCCCCAGCGGATGGAGGTTTTCATGGGGATGCCCATGAATGCTAAGTTGGGGTATCTGCTACTTCTCCTTGATGAAGAACGTCCTAGCGTCTAA
- the LOC121762561 gene encoding 40S ribosomal protein S25-2 — protein MAPKKDKAPPPSSKPAKSGGGKQKKKKWSKGKQKEKVNNMVLFDKGTYDKLLTEAPKYKLITPSVLSDRLRISGSLARKAIRELMARGLIRMVSAHASQQIYTRATNT, from the exons ATG GCGCCGAAGAAGGATAAGGCTCCCCCGCCCTCGTCGAAGCCAGCGAAGTCCGGCGGAGGAAAGCAGAAGAAGAAG AAGTGGAGCAAGGGAAAGCAAAAGGAAAAGGTAAACAATATGGTTTTGTTCGATAAGGGCACGTACGATAAGCTGCTGACTGAGGCGCCCAAGTACAAGCTCATCACTCCTTCCGTTCTATCGGATCGTCTCAGG ATTAGTGGATCCCTTGCAAGGAAGGCCATCAGAGAGTTGATGGCAAGAGGTTTGATCAGAATGGTCTCTGCTCATGCAAGCCAGCAAATTTACACCAGGGCAACCAATACCTAG
- the LOC121768487 gene encoding syntaxin-112-like isoform X1, producing MKCTSKKYYCQYITAHPNGQNRFTQNIVSFKFGNSLALEHYRLRSPSLSFSSKRSGKMNDLMTKSFLSYVDLKKQAMKDLEADVEMGQLHPSHELNLSKFFEQVGAVKSEMDEITNLLLHLQHLNEETKSNQSSKILRGFRDQINSDMVTVLRKAKSIKSRLESLDKSNVANRSLSAEYRQGSHVDRTRTGVTHGLRIKLKEMMNDFQCLRERIVEEHREGVKARYCSATGEEPSDEMVEKMILDGGVVVDGKGELFEENRQRHGAVADLQKSLVELHQVFLDMAVMVEAQADNLNNIEQNVVSAAKDVRGGAKELDRAKQMKRRRACACWIGVVLLVFMLVCLIAIFF from the exons ATGAAATGCACctcaaaaaaatattattgccAATATATTACCGCTCATCCTAACGGCCAAAATAGGTTTACGCAAAATATAGTTTCATTTAAATTCGGGAACTCTCTTGCCTTGGAGCATTATCGTCTGAGATCACCATCCCTTTCTTTCTCTTCGAAAAG AAGCGGGAAGATGAATGACCTAATGACGAAGTCGTTTCTAAGTTACGTCGATCTGAAGAAACAAGCGATGAAGGATCTCGAAGCAGATGTCGAGATGGGGCAACTCCACCCTTCCCACGAATTAAACCTCTCCAAATTCTTCGAACAAGTAGGCGCAGTCAAGTCCGAGATGGACGAAATCACCAACCTCCTCCTCCATCTCCAACACCTCAACGAAGAGACCAAATCAAACCAAAGCTCAAAAATCCTCCGAGGCTTTAGGGATCAGATCAACTCTGACATGGTCACGGTGCTCAGAAAAGCCAAGAGCATCAAATCCCGGTTGGAATCCCTCGATAAGTCCAACGTGGCTAATCGGAGCCTCTCCGCGGAGTACAGACAGGGGAGCCACGTGGATCGCACGAGGACCGGCGTAACACACGGATTGAGGATCAAATTGAAGGAGATGATGAATGATTTTCAGTGTTTGAGGGAGAGGATCGTTGAGGAACATAGGGAAGGGGTTAAGGCGAGGTATTGCAGTGCCACGGGGGAGGAGCCGAGCGATGAGATGGTTGAGAAGATGATATTGGATGGAGGGGTTGTGGTTGATGGGAAAGGGGAGTTGTTTGAAGAGAATCGGCAGAGGCACGGGGCAGTGGCGGACTTGCAGAAGAGCCTGGTTGAGCTGCATCAAGTTTTTCTTGATATGGCTGTGATGGTTGAGGCTCAGGCTGACAATTTGAACAACATTGAGCAGAATGTGGTGAGTGCTGCAAAGGATGTGAGGGGCGGTGCGAAGGAGCTCGATCGTGCTAAGCAGATGAAGAGGAGGAGGGCTTGTGCCTGTTGGATTGGAGTGGTGCTGCTGGTGTTCATGTTGGTGTGCCTCATTGCCATTTTCTTCTGA
- the LOC121768487 gene encoding syntaxin-112-like isoform X2, producing MNDLMTKSFLSYVDLKKQAMKDLEADVEMGQLHPSHELNLSKFFEQVGAVKSEMDEITNLLLHLQHLNEETKSNQSSKILRGFRDQINSDMVTVLRKAKSIKSRLESLDKSNVANRSLSAEYRQGSHVDRTRTGVTHGLRIKLKEMMNDFQCLRERIVEEHREGVKARYCSATGEEPSDEMVEKMILDGGVVVDGKGELFEENRQRHGAVADLQKSLVELHQVFLDMAVMVEAQADNLNNIEQNVVSAAKDVRGGAKELDRAKQMKRRRACACWIGVVLLVFMLVCLIAIFF from the coding sequence ATGAATGACCTAATGACGAAGTCGTTTCTAAGTTACGTCGATCTGAAGAAACAAGCGATGAAGGATCTCGAAGCAGATGTCGAGATGGGGCAACTCCACCCTTCCCACGAATTAAACCTCTCCAAATTCTTCGAACAAGTAGGCGCAGTCAAGTCCGAGATGGACGAAATCACCAACCTCCTCCTCCATCTCCAACACCTCAACGAAGAGACCAAATCAAACCAAAGCTCAAAAATCCTCCGAGGCTTTAGGGATCAGATCAACTCTGACATGGTCACGGTGCTCAGAAAAGCCAAGAGCATCAAATCCCGGTTGGAATCCCTCGATAAGTCCAACGTGGCTAATCGGAGCCTCTCCGCGGAGTACAGACAGGGGAGCCACGTGGATCGCACGAGGACCGGCGTAACACACGGATTGAGGATCAAATTGAAGGAGATGATGAATGATTTTCAGTGTTTGAGGGAGAGGATCGTTGAGGAACATAGGGAAGGGGTTAAGGCGAGGTATTGCAGTGCCACGGGGGAGGAGCCGAGCGATGAGATGGTTGAGAAGATGATATTGGATGGAGGGGTTGTGGTTGATGGGAAAGGGGAGTTGTTTGAAGAGAATCGGCAGAGGCACGGGGCAGTGGCGGACTTGCAGAAGAGCCTGGTTGAGCTGCATCAAGTTTTTCTTGATATGGCTGTGATGGTTGAGGCTCAGGCTGACAATTTGAACAACATTGAGCAGAATGTGGTGAGTGCTGCAAAGGATGTGAGGGGCGGTGCGAAGGAGCTCGATCGTGCTAAGCAGATGAAGAGGAGGAGGGCTTGTGCCTGTTGGATTGGAGTGGTGCTGCTGGTGTTCATGTTGGTGTGCCTCATTGCCATTTTCTTCTGA